A part of Bacteroidia bacterium genomic DNA contains:
- a CDS encoding YraN family protein yields the protein MAKHLEKGKQGEELACQYLLEQGYEILLRNWKWEKAEIDIIALEGQELVFVEVRLRTHAQDSPELSISPKKASLLCAAASFFVDFCMDRNYSSVRFDVIGIQMKNNVPHIKHYKDVFR from the coding sequence GTGGCGAAACATTTAGAAAAAGGAAAGCAAGGTGAAGAATTAGCTTGTCAGTATCTCTTAGAGCAGGGATACGAAATACTATTGAGAAATTGGAAATGGGAAAAAGCAGAAATTGACATTATTGCTTTGGAAGGTCAAGAGTTAGTTTTTGTGGAAGTACGCCTGCGCACACACGCACAGGATAGTCCTGAATTATCTATTTCACCTAAAAAAGCTTCTTTGTTATGCGCAGCCGCTTCGTTTTTTGTAGATTTTTGCATGGACAGAAATTATAGCTCCGTTCGCTTTGATGTAATAGGTATTCAGATGAAAAACAACGTACCTCACATTAAACACTACAAAGATGTATTTCGTTAA